DNA from Agarilytica rhodophyticola:
CTGCATCTTCATATGCTGTAATATCCGTATCGGCGTTGCCATATGCTCTTACAATATTTAATCCTTTATCTATGATTGAGCGAATGTATTCACGCTTATAACCTAAAGTATCAAGATCCAAAATATTTTCAGAATTTTCATTCGTGCGTAAATGCCATTGAGGTAAATCAATCACATCCGTAAACCACTCTCTGGTGTCGCGAGCAACCCAATAAGGCCGACCTGTCACGAAAATCACACGATAGCCTTTATCGATATAAGTTTGCACTGTTTCTTTTACATAGGGCCAGCGCTGCGCCGTAGACACACCAAAATAATCTCCTATGCCTTCAAAGTCATTTAAAGTCAAGGTACCATCAATATCAAACAGTATGGTATCTTGTCCGCGTGGAACAACAGATACAAAACCATCTGCTGAGCTAAGGTCACCTTCCACAATCATACGCACAATGTACTCACCTTCAGGCTTACCTGGCACATTGACATAAACCTTGCCATCCCGGTCTGTTTTATAACGTCCCAAATAGCTCCAATCATTCATGCCAGTACCATACAAGTAGGCATGTATATATTCTTGCTCTAAGTCTTTATGAAAAATACGGTTGTAATCGAATTTACCAACAATCTCAATCGATTCTTGAGGATTAGCGATTTCATCGTGAACCATATGGTACGGTGAATATTTCCCTGCCCAATAGCGACTGCTCAATCGCCTGAAGGAACGTTGCTGTGGACCTTCTAACGCAGGCAAATTTAAAGCGCCACGATAATCAGGACAACCCGCTATCGTCTCAGCAGGAACACTTGGCATCGGATCTAAATCTGGATTAGGTGGATTCACAGAGTTAGCGTTTGCCGAGCTATAACCGGAAGTTAATGATAATGAAACGATAGCCACATAACTCAAAACTCTCATTGATTTTTTTATTAATAGCATAGGAATTTTCCTGAGATTTGTGTTTAGAGCCGGCATGATGCACACAATATAAGACAGAAATATGACATAGATGATAAGTTGGCACCGTTATTTCATTAATAGTAAAAACCATTTATCGCTTTTTATTATTTTTATATAAACGCTATTTTCAACTAAAAAGTTAATTAAAAAAGTCAATAACGCACAATAAGATTTTCACGAACCTAATAATCTGTGAAAAAAATTAACATATTTATTACTAACACTTTTGTTGCAGCCATTGAATAGCGCGACTAAACCGTTATTTCCTCCGATCTTTTCAGCCATTATGGGCGAATAATATATCTCCAAGTTCAAATATTAGTTTCGGTATTAGTCCTTGTATTAGTCCTTGTATTAGTCCTTGTATTAGCCCCGATATTAGTTTCAACAACAGATACAACTTTCCCATAAATATCTATCTCGTATCAATGAAAAAAAGGTCACTTATGAAAGCCAGAGATTTTATGCCCAATATTTTCAGGACAAGTGTTACAAGTTTTATCAACAGTTTAAATACATTAACTGACTGTAGCTTTTATGATACGGAAGCGTTAACTGCAAAAGAATTTGACTATTTAGCACAAAAACACACACAAGAAGGCGCAATTTTAGTGGTACATCCTAGCAACGCCAAAGCGATGGGTATCGTGAAGTATGATGACCATAAAGAATTTTCA
Protein-coding regions in this window:
- a CDS encoding lipin/Ned1/Smp2 family protein, with protein sequence MLLIKKSMRVLSYVAIVSLSLTSGYSSANANSVNPPNPDLDPMPSVPAETIAGCPDYRGALNLPALEGPQQRSFRRLSSRYWAGKYSPYHMVHDEIANPQESIEIVGKFDYNRIFHKDLEQEYIHAYLYGTGMNDWSYLGRYKTDRDGKVYVNVPGKPEGEYIVRMIVEGDLSSADGFVSVVPRGQDTILFDIDGTLTLNDFEGIGDYFGVSTAQRWPYVKETVQTYIDKGYRVIFVTGRPYWVARDTREWFTDVIDLPQWHLRTNENSENILDLDTLGYKREYIRSIIDKGLNIVRAYGNADTDITAYEDAGIDKNETWIIGENAGRRGTQEINGDYSGHFFDVVEPSAQARCRRVSL